In Candidatus Aegiribacteria sp., a single genomic region encodes these proteins:
- the secG gene encoding preprotein translocase subunit SecG produces MITILTFVHFIICVLLVAVVLLQKSKGDGLSGAFGGGGALTASFGNRGAATMLSKATTILAVLFMATSFLLAIF; encoded by the coding sequence ATGATTACTATTCTGACATTCGTACATTTTATAATCTGTGTGCTTCTGGTAGCTGTAGTGTTACTGCAGAAATCCAAAGGAGACGGTCTCTCCGGTGCCTTCGGTGGCGGAGGAGCTTTAACGGCCTCATTTGGGAATCGCGGTGCCGCAACCATGTTGTCAAAAGCAACAACGATTCTCGCAGTGCTGTTTATGGCCACTTCATTTCTTCTGGCGATATTCTAA